One Loxodonta africana isolate mLoxAfr1 chromosome 8, mLoxAfr1.hap2, whole genome shotgun sequence DNA window includes the following coding sequences:
- the GCK gene encoding hexokinase-4 yields MCSAGLAGVINRMRESRSEEVMHITVGVDGSVYKLHPSFKERFHASVRRLTPSCEITFIQSEEGSGRGAALISAVACKKACMLGQ; encoded by the exons ATGTGCTCGGCCGGGCTGGCGGGCGTCATCAACCGCATGCGCGAGAGCCGCAGCGAGGAGGTGATGCACATCACCGTGGGCGTGGACGGCTCCGTGTACAAGCTGCATCCCAG CTTCAAGGAACGCTTCCACGCCAGCGTACGGAGACTTACGCCCAGCTGCGAGATCACCTTTATCCAGTCGGAGGAGGGCAGCGGCCGGGGGGCGGCGCTCATCTCCGCCGTGGCCTGTAAGAAAGCTTGCATGCTGGGCCAGTGA
- the MYL7 gene encoding myosin regulatory light chain 2, atrial isoform, producing the protein MNTGHAPGEGAKLDFASTGSNLEWMTCHVKGVSQRVCGGWTAGRGRGPLPPTVLQASRKTGTRGKAAATKQAQRGSSNVFSMFEQAQIQEFKEAFSCIDQNRDGIICKSDLRETYSQLGKLSVPDEELDAMLQEGKGPINFTVFLTLFGEKLNGELGVRDPPPASAWSPSPVATQAQRRWPHCMDLPNVPQALPAKSQLQSEQMGLQVHFLTLSPDLLPASSPLVPKGHFVSVGDRGLHAYPGTLPGWGQLAEGVGACPAFSTPGTDPEEAILSAFRMFDPSGQGVVNKDEFKQLLLTQADKFSLAEVEQMFALTPMDLAGNIDYKSLCYIITHGDEKEE; encoded by the exons ATGAACACAGGCCATGCTCCAGGGGAGGGGGCAAAG CTGGACTTCGCATCAACCGGATCTAACCTGGAGTGGATGACATGCCATGTCAA AGGAGTGTCTCAGAGGGTATGCGGGGGGTGGactgcagggagagggagaggaccCCTCCCACCCACAGTGTTGCAGGCCAGCAGGAAGACAGGCACCCGGGGCAAGGCTGCAGCCACCAAACAGGCCCAACGTGGCTCTTCCAACGTGTTTTCCATGTTCGAACAAGCCCAGATCCAGGAATTCAAGGAA GCCTTCAGCTGCATCGACCAGAACCGGGACGGTATCATCTGCAAGTCTGACCTGAGGGAGACCTACTCCCAGCTTG GGAAGCTGAGTGTCCCTGACGAGGAGCTGGACGCCATGCTGCAGGAGGGAAAGGGCCCCATCAACTTCACTGTCTTCCTCACACTTTTTGGGGAGAAGCTTAATGGTGAGCTGGGTGTTCGGGACCCTCCTCCTGCTTCTGCCTGGTCTCCATCTCCAGTGGCCACACAGGCCCAGAGAAGGTGGCCCCACTGCATGGACCTCCCCAACGTCCCACAGGCACTGCCGGCAAAGTCCCAACTCCAGAGTGAGCAAATGGGCCTTCAGGTCCACTTCCTAACCCTAAGTCCCGACCTTCTCCCTGCCTCGTCCCCTCTGGTCCCCAAGGGACACTTTGTATCAGTAGGAGATAGGGGGCTCCATGCGTACCCTGGGACTCTTCCTGGGTGGGGCCAGTTGGCTGAGGGGGTGGGTGCTTGCCCGGCTTTCTCCACCCCAGGGACGGACCCTGAGGAGGCTATCCTGAGTGCCTTTCGCATGTTTGACCCCAGTGGCCAGGGGGTGGTGAACAAGGATGA GTTCAAGCAGCTCCTCCTGACCCAGGCAGACAAGTTCTCTCTGGCTGAG GTTGAGCAGATGTTCGCCCTGACACCCATGGACCTGGCAGGGAACATCGACTACAAATCCCTGTGTTACATCATCACCCACGGAGATGAGAAAGAGGAGTGA